From one Sulfurimonas sp. HSL-3221 genomic stretch:
- the ilvD gene encoding dihydroxy-acid dehydratase: MRSDTVKRGFDRTPHRSLFRATGLKDEDFDKPFIGVANSHIDIIPGHFFLQEYGRIVKEAIREAGGVPFEFNTIGVDDGIAMGHDGMLYSLPSRELIADSIETVMNAHKLDALICIPNCDKIVPGMIMGALRVNVPTVFVSGGPMAAGHKKDGTPIDLATAFEAVGQHAEGNMSDEELYEIECEACPSGGSCSGMFTANSMNTLCEAMGIALPGNGTVLAMTPERIEMVKQAAKRIVDMAKADDPKYNLRNVLNEKAIHNAFVVDMAMGGSSNTVLHMLAIAKEAEVDFDITKINEIAKNVSHIAKISPSLGTVHMEDIGRAGGVNAVMKEVSRRGGLLHLDNPTVTGETIGERIADAEIKDTGVIHTNENAYSPVGGLSILFGNLAEEGAVVKTAGIAPSMRQFKGTAVCFNSQQEAIAGIIGHKVKPGNVVVIRYEGPKGGPGMQEMLAPTSLIMGMGLGESVALITDGRFSGATRGASIGHVSPEAAEGGLIGLIEDGDEIELDVDTHLLQLNVAGEELERRRLHFKPHKKAINSKWLKRYSLLVSNASNGAVLKTELD, translated from the coding sequence ATGCGCAGCGATACAGTCAAACGCGGCTTCGACCGCACCCCGCACCGGAGTCTTTTCAGAGCGACCGGCCTCAAAGACGAGGATTTTGACAAACCTTTCATCGGGGTTGCCAACAGCCACATCGACATCATCCCGGGCCACTTCTTCCTGCAGGAGTACGGCCGTATCGTCAAAGAAGCGATCCGCGAAGCGGGTGGGGTCCCGTTCGAGTTCAACACGATCGGTGTCGACGACGGGATCGCCATGGGCCACGACGGAATGCTCTACTCCCTGCCCAGCCGCGAACTGATCGCCGACAGCATCGAAACCGTGATGAACGCCCACAAGCTCGACGCACTGATCTGTATCCCCAACTGCGACAAGATCGTTCCGGGGATGATCATGGGTGCCCTGCGCGTCAATGTTCCGACGGTCTTCGTCTCCGGCGGCCCGATGGCGGCCGGCCACAAAAAAGACGGCACGCCGATCGACCTGGCTACAGCCTTCGAAGCCGTCGGCCAGCACGCCGAAGGCAATATGAGCGACGAGGAGCTCTACGAGATCGAATGCGAAGCCTGTCCGTCGGGTGGTTCGTGCTCGGGGATGTTCACCGCAAACTCCATGAACACCCTTTGCGAAGCGATGGGTATCGCCCTGCCGGGCAACGGTACGGTCCTCGCGATGACGCCGGAGCGGATCGAGATGGTCAAGCAGGCGGCCAAGCGTATCGTCGACATGGCCAAGGCGGATGATCCGAAGTACAACCTCCGCAACGTCCTCAACGAAAAAGCGATCCACAACGCCTTCGTCGTCGATATGGCGATGGGTGGTTCAAGCAACACGGTCCTTCATATGCTCGCCATCGCGAAAGAGGCGGAGGTCGATTTCGACATTACCAAGATCAACGAGATCGCAAAGAACGTTTCACACATCGCGAAGATCTCTCCGTCGCTCGGTACCGTCCACATGGAGGACATCGGCCGCGCGGGCGGGGTCAATGCCGTCATGAAAGAGGTCAGCCGCCGCGGCGGACTGCTGCACCTGGACAACCCGACGGTCACGGGGGAAACGATCGGTGAACGCATCGCCGATGCCGAGATCAAAGATACCGGTGTCATCCACACCAACGAAAACGCCTACTCCCCGGTCGGCGGGCTTTCCATCCTCTTCGGCAACCTTGCCGAAGAGGGCGCTGTCGTCAAAACGGCCGGTATCGCGCCGAGCATGCGCCAGTTCAAAGGAACCGCCGTCTGCTTCAACTCCCAGCAGGAGGCGATTGCCGGCATCATCGGCCACAAGGTCAAGCCGGGCAATGTCGTCGTCATCCGCTACGAAGGTCCCAAAGGGGGTCCGGGCATGCAGGAGATGCTGGCGCCGACGTCGCTCATCATGGGGATGGGCCTCGGCGAGAGCGTCGCCCTCATCACCGACGGCCGCTTCTCGGGGGCGACCCGCGGTGCCTCCATCGGTCACGTCAGCCCCGAAGCGGCCGAGGGCGGCCTCATCGGCCTGATCGAGGACGGCGACGAGATCGAACTCGATGTCGATACGCACCTGCTGCAGCTCAACGTCGCCGGGGAAGAGCTCGAACGCCGCCGTCTGCACTTCAAACCGCATAAGAAAGCCATCAACTCCAAGTGGCTCAAGCGCTACAGCCTGCTCGTCTCCAATGCCTCCAACGGCGCGGTTCTGAAGACGGAACTGGACTAA